The following coding sequences are from one Triticum dicoccoides isolate Atlit2015 ecotype Zavitan chromosome 4A, WEW_v2.0, whole genome shotgun sequence window:
- the LOC119288016 gene encoding BTB/POZ domain-containing protein At3g05675-like has product MEMVDAVDGYKFADESTSDVRVCFRRTGGRGEQPERFPCHSSVLSNRSKYFADLLGQQSDARSGGSNNCIEVQCPRAEYDHYVKLLKFMYLSRDSIEDAITSVKSALGVLRAATSLKSEFVAETCIGYLESASWEEKEEEEILQFAQTLAPEAAAPLLARLQAPSANAVKTVFISAVRFAASMETSAAPLFDDIKTAAQEQIDFMLHDGDDPAIVMMDEDVRSVLREGLTKLLSTLRTGLDLLASEFDKLPEQAEQRIVRSLVDIDWITTVLTKTELMNEFVSGWLEISDHVVSVVQNDKYSSGLWAVKTKLIEVTGKALDAVGYGSVILPSTSRAHLVKTWLPYIRTTKRFLDAKAKDEAFPQMDAGLCQNIESAIVSLILALPSGDQSDILSDWMQKADQFRYPDLTEAFEMWCYRSKTAIRRLNGAVDKGSNPISL; this is encoded by the coding sequence ATGGAGATGGTTGATGCAGTtgacggatacaagtttgctgacgAATCTACGAGCGATGTCCGTGTTTGCTTTAGGCGGACCGGCGGTCGCGGCGAGCAGCCAGAACGGTTTCCCTGCCACTCGTCCGTCCTCTCCAACAGGAGCAAGTATTTCGCGGACTTGCTGGGTCAACAAAGCGATGCCCGTTCTGGTGGTAGCAATAACTGCATTGAAGTCCAGTGCCCGAGGGCTGAGTATGACCATTATGTCAAGTTGTTGAAGTTTATGTATCTTTCGAGAGATTCGATTGAGGACGCAATCACCTCCGTTAAGTCGGCTCTCGGCGTTCTTCGAGCAGCCACCTCTCTCAAATCCGAGTTCGTTGCCGAAACCTGCATAGGATACCTGGAATCTGCTTCCTGGGAAGAAAAGGAGGAGGAAGAGATTTTACAGTTTGCTCAGACCCTGGCCCCAGAAGCTGCTGCACCTTTGTTGGCCCGTTTGCAAGCTCCCAGTGCGAACGCTGTGAAGACTGTTTTCATCTCCGCTGTGCGCTTCGCTGCGTCCATGGAGACTTCAGCTGCTCCTTTATTCGATGACATCAAGACTGCTGCTCAAGAGCAGATTGACTTCATGCTCCATGATGGTGATGACCCTGCAATTGTTATGATGGATGAAGATGTAAGGTCTGTCTTGAGGGAAGGTTTGACAAAACTGTTGTCAACGCTTCGGACTGGACTAGATCTCTTGGCCTCAGAGTTTGATAAATTGCCTGAACAAGCAGAGCAAAGGATTGTGCGCAGCTTAGTTGACATTGACTGGATAACCACTGTCTTGACAAAGACTGAGCTGATGAACGAGTTTGTTTCTGGCTGGTTAGAAATCTCAGACCATGTTGTCTCGGTGGTTCAGAACGACAAGTATAGCTCAGGTCTGTGGGCTGTGAAGACAAAGCTTATAGAAGTGACTGGAAAGGCCTTGGATGCTGTTGGCTATGGCTCTGTGATTCTCCCGTCAACATCCAGAGCGCATCTTGTGAAGACATGGCTCCCGTACATCCGGACGACAAAGCGCTTCCTTGATGCCAAGGCGAAAGACGAGGCATTTCCTCAGATGGATGCGGGCTTGTGTCAGAATATCGAGAGCGCAATTGTTTCATTGATTTTAGCATTGCCTTCAGGCGACCAGTCGGATATCCTGTCGGACTGGATGCAGAAAGCAGACCAGTTCAGATACCCTGACCTCACCGAGGCATTCGAGATGTGGTGTTACCGCAGCAAAACAGCAATCAGGCGGCTGAATGGGGCGGTAGATAAGGGCAGCAACCCTATCAGCTTGTAA